CGGTTCTCGCCGTCGACGACGGGAAGACGCTTGATCTGGTGCTTCCGCATCAGCCGGGAAAGGACGGGCAGGGAGCCGATGCGCCATTGCCGCAAGGTCTCCAGGATTTCCTTGAACTGGGCTCCGGTGTCAACGGAGATGACGGCATGCGTCATGAAGTCGTCGACCGTGCGCAGAGGCTGCATGACCCCTCCGGGGCGCAGTGGCCACTGGGGTCGGGGCGTCCTTGATCCCGCCGGTCACCACGGCATGCTCTGAGGCGTCCGGGCCCTTGGGGCGAGTGACGAGTCGTCGACGCGGCCGGTGACAGCGGACGCGACCGCCACCACGCCCTCGAGCTGTTCGACCAGACGGATCAGGACCGGCACCTGGCTCTGCCTGTCCACCACGCCGGACAGGGTGACGACCCCGTCGATGACGTGGACCTCGACTGCCTCGGCGTGCACCCCCAGGGTGTCGCCGAGTACGTCATCGGTCACACGGCGCCGAATCTCGGAATCCGGACGCAGGAAGAGCCGCAGCAGGTCACGCCGGGTGACGATGCCCACGAGACGTTCCTCCTCGTCCACAACGGGGAGTCGTTCCACGCTCCGGCGTGTCATCAGGCGGGCCGCGTCGGCCGCGGTCTCCTCCGCGTGGATGGTCACCGCCGGCGTGGACATGACCTCGCCCGCCGTGACTTCCGCGAGGGGAGAGGCCTCGGAGGATTCGGCGGCGACGGGGGCCGCTTGTCTGATCAGGAGATCACTCTCGGAGACGACGCCGACGACGCGGTCCTCGTCATCGACCACGGGCAGTCCGCTGACGTCGTGCTGTGCGAGCAATTTCGCCACATCCTTGAAGGAGGTGGCCGACACCACGGCGACAACCTCGTCCGTCATCAGGTCTCCCACCTTGATGTGCTTCATGGAGGCACCTCTCCTGCCATCTCGCGCTGCCCGGGGTGGTCCCGCTGCCCGGGGATTCGCAGTCAACCTTCCGCTGCGTCCGGCCACGGCGAGGAGGGCCGAATGGTCCTTTGCGGGGACCATCCGGGTCACCTCTGGCCGGCGGATGAGGGCGGGAGACAGCCCAAGGGGGACCTTTGGGCCCGAACGCAACCCTGAGCGGCCCTCTGGGAGAGGGGAGCCCGGTGCCAGCGTGGTAACTGCCCTTACCGGCTCGGCGAGGAGGAACCATGGAAGGGACCATCCGATACCCGGACATCAGCTCGGCCGCACGCCGCGACCGCCCGCTGCACATCGTCCACGGGGCTGACACCGCCGGGAAGGCCCTGTACCTGTCGGCCGACAGCATCGAACGGGTCCGTCAGTCCGGTACCGGACTGCAGACCCGGGACGCATACCCGGACCTCACCGTCCAGGCGGACGCGGACAAGAGCATGTCCGTGGCCGGTGTCCTGGTCGAGGCGTCGCATCACGCAGACCTGCTGGTCGGCAAAGAGCTCTGGAGCGCATCGTGAGCGGCAAGACCGGCGAAGGCCGAGAACTCGTGGTCGGAATCGACCCGGCCAGGGACTGGCACCTGGCCCTGGCCTGGGCAGCCGACGAGGCCCACCGGCGCAGGCTCGGCCTGCACCTTGTCGCTGCCGTGCCACCGCAGCACGACACCCACCCTGTCGATGACACGCCCCACCAGACCGCCCTGCGCCAGGCCGGAGCGCACGCGCTGGAAGACGCCGTGGACTGGGCGCGGGATCGCCATCCGGAGCTCGCGGTGTCCGGTGATCTGCAGGCAGGCCCTCCGGCAGCCGTGATCGGCAGGCTGTCGAAGGAAGCACGCATGGTCGTGCTGGGTTCACGACACTTGAGCCGGACGGCCGAGTTCTTCAGTGCCGGATCCCTGGTCGTCCCCGTGGCGGCCCAGGCCGGCTGTCCGGTGGTGGTGGTCGGCGATGCCGAGCACGTCAGCCAGCAGCCGCCCTATGTGGTCGTGGGCATCGACGGGAGCGAATCCTCCAAGGCCGCGCTCGCCTTCGCCTGTGAGGAGGCCGACCTCCGGGGCGCCGAGCTGCGCGTCATCTCGGTGTTCCAGCCGCCGGTCCTCCGGCTGCACGACGAGGAGGTGGCCCTGCAGGCCCAGCGCAGGATGCTGGCCGAGGCCACCGCCGGCTGGCCGGCGAAGTACCCGGATGTCGCCGTCCGGCACGAGATCCCCATCGGGCACCCTGTGGAGGAACTGGCGAAGGCCGCCGAGCACGCCTTGGCCGTGGTCGTAGGCCGCCGGGGTCGCGGGGGATACAGCGGCATGCACCTGGGCTCCGTCGTCCACGGCCTCCTGCACCGGGCACACTGCCCGGTCATCACCGTCCCCACCGTCTGACGGCAGCCGCGCACAGTCCTCCGGCCGGCGGGTACGCACAGCGGTCTTGGCCCGGCAACGCCAGGTGAAAGACCCCGGTTCGTACTACGGTGAAAGCGAACCAGGTTCCCCCTCGTGCGCTGCCGGAGGTGCCTATGAGCGGGGACGGCCGAGAAGCCGCGATCGGAAGGGTGCCCCGGCTCCGACTGGACGAACTGCTCGAAGAGCTGCAGGTGCGGATCGACCAGGTCCGCGGCACCCGGGACCGGCTGAACGGGCTCCTCGAGGCGGTCATGTCGGTGGGCCGGGAGCTGGACCTGCCACAGGTGCTGCGCGGCATCGTCGAGGCGGCCGTGGTCCTCGTGGACGCGGAGTACGGAGCCCTCGGCGTCATCGGCGACGACAAGAAGCTCGCCGAGTTCCTCCCCGTGGGCATCAGCGACGAGCTGCGCGCGCAGATCGGGGACCTGCCCTCGGGGCACGGCATCCTGGGCGAGCTGATCCGCCACCCGGAGCCGCTGCGTCTGTCGGAGCTGTCCGAGCACCCCGCGTCGTACGGATTCCCCGCCAACCACCCCCCGATGCACTCCTTCCTGGGCGTGCCGATCCGGGTCCGCGACGACGTGTTCGGCAACCTCTACCTCACCGAGAAGCGCGGCGGAATGGAGTTCGACGCCGAAGACGAGGCGGTCCTGTCGACGCTGGCCGTCGCCGCCGGCATCGCCATCGAGAACGCCCGTCTCTTCGAAGACGTCAGACTCCGGGAGCGCTGGATGGCGGCCAACGCCGACATCACCAGTGCCCTGCTGTCCGGCTCCCCGGAGTCCGAGGTACTCGAAGGGATGCTGGAGCGCTCGAAGGACATCACCGGGGCGGACCTCGGCGTCTTCTACCTGGTCGGAGCCGGTGGCGACCTCCGGGGCTCGCTCTCGCTGGGGGAGGGAGCCGAGGCGCACCGCGGGATCGTGCTCCCCAGCATCGCGGGAACGCTGGCGGAAGCGGCCCTTTGCGAGGACGGGCTGGTGGTGGTCTCCGACGTCGCCCACGACGAGCGGGTCCAGGTCCAGCCGGAGCGGTGGGAAGGTTTCGGCCCGGCCGTGGCGGTCGCCATCGGTACGAAGGAACACCTGAGCGGTGTGCTGATCCTCGCGCGGCTGCGGGGGCGAGCCGCCTTCGGCCCCTTGGAGGTGGGCGCTCTGCCCGGGTTCGCAGGCCAGGCCGCCCTCGCCCTGGAGCTGGCCGACCGCCGAAGGGACGCGGAGCAGATGAGCCTGCTGGAAGATCACGACCGGATCGCCCGTGACCTGCATGATCTGGCGATCCAGCGGCTGTTCGCCACCGGTATGACGCTGCAGAGCGCCCAGCGCTTCGTCGAGCACCCACAGGCCTCGGAGCGCCTGACCCGGGCGATCGACGACCTGGACGCCACCATCAAGATCATCCGATCGACCATCTTCGGGCTGCGCGAGCGCGAGATCCCCGGGGTGCTGCCGAAGCTCAGGCTCCGCGTGGTGCAAGCCGTGGACCAGGCGGCGGTCGTGCTCGGCTTCGCCCCGGCTCTGCGGATGGAGGGCTTGATCGACACGGATGTACCGTCGGCCGTGGCCGACGAGGTCATCGCCGTCATCGGCGAAGCGCTGACCAACGTGGCGCGCCACGCGCAGGCAGGACACGCGGACGTCTCGATCACGGCCGCGGACGGCGCTGTGACCGTCGAGGTCGGCGACGACGGCATCGGAATGCTGGGTGGGGGCCGTCGCAGCGGATTGCGCAACCTCGCCGAGAGGGCCGAGCGGCTGGGCGGAGAGCTGTGTACGGAGGGAAGGCCCGGCGGAGGCACCCGGCTCGTATGGCGCGTACCCCTTGCTCCGTCCCCCGACGGCGACGCCGCAACGCCCCGTACCGGTCAGTGAGGGCTTTCGTTCTGATCGCGTGCCTGCGCTGCGATCACGGCTGCCTGGACCCGGCGTTCGACGCCGAGCTTGCCCAGCAGCCTGGAGATGTGGTTCTTGACGGTCTTCTCGGACAGGAAGAGCTGCTTGGCGATCTGGCGGTTCGTGAGGCCTTCGCCGATGAGCGCCAGCACGGTGTGCTCCCGCTCGGAGAGAGCCGCCAGCCGGGCGTCCACGGGTGACTTCGCGGGGGCACCGGGGTCGCGGAGCGAGTGCATGAGGCGAGCCGTCGTCGCCGGGTCGAGCATCGACTGACCCGTCGCCACGGTCCGTACGGCGGCGACCAGGTCGGCCCCCTTGATCTGCTTGAGGACGTACCCGGCGGCGCCGGCCATGATCGCGTCGAGGAGCGCGTCCTCGTCGTCGAAAGAGGTGAGCATCAGACACGCGAGCTCCGGCATCCGCGAGCGCAGCTCACGGCAGACCGTGATGCCGTCACCATCGGGCAGCCGGACGTCCAGTACCGCCACGTCCGGGCGCAGCGCCGGCCCGCGGGCCAGCGCCTGCTCGGCCGTGGACGCCTCGCCCACGACGGTGATGCCGGGCTCGGCCTCGAGGAGGTCGTGAAGGCCCCTCCGGACGACCTCGTGGTCATCGAGGAGGAACACCCTGACGGCTCCCTCCGCCGTGGAGGCCTTTGCGTCGGACATCTGCGCCCCTGGAATCGGTCCGCTGTGTCTGCGCACATTGTCTCAGCGAGGTCCGGGACGCACACCTCGGAGCAACGGGAGGCGGTCGCACCGATCAGCGTGCCCCTGCGCGAGCGGCGCCGTGCGCTGGGGCGCACCGTCAGTACGGCCAGGACCAGTCGACGATCTCCGGGAGGTCGCTTCCGTGGGCGCGGATCCAGTCGTGGTGGCGGATCCGTTGGTCGGCCATGGTCTGGCGCAGGGCTCCGGAGTGTTCGGCCAGGCCGGGAACGCGGTCGATGACGTCCATGACGAGGCGGTACCGGTCGAGGTCGTTGCGCACCACCATGTCGAACGGTGTGGTGGTGGTGCCCGACTCCTTGTAGCCGCGGACGTGCAGGTGGGGGTGGCCGGCCCGGCGGTAGGCGAGCCGGTGGATCAGCCACGGGTAGCCGTGGTACGCGAAGATCACCGGTGTGTCCGCGGTGAACAGGGAGTCGTACTCGACGTCCGTCATCCCGTGCGGGTGCTCCTCCCGGGGCATCAGCCGCGCGATGTCGACGACGTTGACGACCCGGACGGCAAGCCGCGGCATGTGCTCGCGCAGCAGCGCCGCCGCGGCGAGCACCTCCTGGGTCGGAATGTCACCCGCGCAGGCCAGCACCACATCGGGCTCACGCGTGCCGTCATCCGTCCCAGCCCAGTCCCAGATGCCGGCGCCTCGGGCGCAGTGGGTCCGTGCCTCGTCCATCGAAAGCCAGTCGAAGCACGGCTGTTTGCCGGCGACGACCACGTTCACCTGGTCCCGGCTGCGCAGGACGTGGTCGGCCACCGCGAGCAGGGTGTTCGCGTCGGGAGGGAAGTAGGCGCGCACGACTTCCGGACTCTTGCTGAGGACGTGGTCGACGAACCCCGGGTCCTGGTGGGAGAAGCCGTTGTGGTCCTGGCGCCAGACGTGCGAGGTCAGCAGGTAGTTGAGGGAGGCGATGGGGGCCCGCCACCGCAGTGCGCGGGCCGTCCGCAGCCACTTGACGTGCTGGGCGACCATCGAGTCGACGATGTGCGCGAAGGCCTCGTACGTGGAGAAGAGGCCGTGGCGGCCGGTGAGCAGGTACCCCTCCAGCCAACCCTGGCAGACGTGCTCGGACAGGATCTCCATCACCCGGCCACCGCGTGCCAGATTCAGGTCGGTCGGCTCGGTCGGCTCCTGCCACGCCTTGCCCGTCACGGCGAACAGGTCGTCGAGCCGGTTGGAGGCGGTCTCGTCCGGGCCGACGACGCGGAAGTCCCGCCGCTCCTCGGTCTCCCGCATCACGTCGGTGAGGTAGGCCCCCAGTACCCGGGTGGGCTCGTGGACGGAGCTTCCGGGCTTGTCCACCGCGACCGCATGAGCCTCGAGCGCGGGAAGCGGGAGCGGACGCAGCAGCCGGCCGCCGTTGGAGCGCACGGTTGCGCCCAGGCGCAGGTCACCCGGCGGAACGCAGGCCAGCACCCGCGCCGTGGGGCGCCCCTCGGAGTCGAAGAGTTCCTGCGGGCGGTACGAGCGCAGCCACTGCTCCAGCATCCGCAGGTGTTCGGGGTTCTCCCGTACGGAGGCCAACGGGACCTGGTGGGCCCGCCAGGTTCCCTCGACGGGGTTGCCGTCCACCGTGGCCGGGCCGGTCCAGCCCTTGGGGGTCCGCAGGACGATCACGGGCCATGGCCGGCGGGCGCTGTCGCCCTTGGCGGCGCGGGCCCCGCGCCGGATCTCGGCGATGCGGTCCAGGGCCTTGTCCATCGCCGCCGCCATCGCCTGGTGGACGCTGCGGGGGTCGTGGCCGGTGACGTGGAGCGGCTCGTGCCCGTAGCCGCGCAGCAGCTCGTCCAACTCCGCTTCGGGGATGCGGGACAGGACGGTGGGGTTGGCGATCTTGTAGCCGTTGAGGTGGAGGATCGGCAGCACCGAGCCGTCGCGGAGCGGGTCGAGGAACTTGTTCGAGTGCCAGGAGGCCGCGAGCGGTCCCGTCTCGGCCTCGCCGTCGCCGATGACGCACGCGACGAGCAGGCCGGGATTGTCGAAGGCGGCGCCGTAGGCGTGCGCGAGCGAGTAGCCGAGTTCGCCGCCCTCGTGGATCGATCCCGGCGTCTCGGGCGCCACATGGCTGGGCACCCCGCCGGGGAAGGAGAACTGCCGGAACAGCTTCCGCATCCCCTCGCCGTCCCGGCTGATGTCCGGGTAGGTCTCGGTGTACGAGCCTTCCAGCCAGGAGTTGGCGAGTACGGCGGGTCCGCCGTGGCCGGGGCCCCAGATGCACAACGCCTCCTGGGCGCGCTCCTTGACCACCCGGTTGAGGTGGGTGTGGACGAGGTTGAGGCCGGGGGAGGTGCCCCAGTGGCCGAGCAGCCGGGGCTTGATGTGCTCGGGCCGCAGCGGCTCGGCCAGCAGCGGGTTGTCCATCAGGTAGATCTGGCCCACGGCCAGATAGTTCGCGGCGCGCCAGTGGGCGTCGAGCTCGGGGATCCGGTACTTCGTCATCTCCGCTCCTTCGTGCGGTAGACCGAGGCGTGCGTCGACTGAGCCGATGCCACAACGGTGCTCCAGTTCGTAGGCGGCCGGCAGGGGAGGGTGGGCCCCTGCCGGGGGACCATCGGCCCCTTCCGGCGGAGCCGCGACGAGGGCGACGCGTGGCGGTCAGGCGAAGCAGCGTGCTTCCGTCCGGGTTCGGTCAACGCCGGGCGGGGCCGTCCGTCGACTCCGCTGCCGCTGCCGCTGTCGGGCGTTGGCTCGGCGGGGTCAGGGCATGGCTGGCGATGACTGCCGCCTGTACCCGGCGTTCCACGCCCAGTTTGGTGAGGAGGCGCGAGACGATGTTCTTGATCGTCTTCTCGGCAAGGAAGAGCTGCTTGCCGATCTCCCGGTTGGTGAGACCCTTGCTCACGAGGATGAGGATCTCGCGTTCCCGGTCGGTCAACCCAGGTAGTCCGGGGGCCTGCTCTTCCTTCGGTGCGTCGCCTCTGATCCGGGCCATCAGCCGCGTGGTGGCGCCGGGGTCGAGCATGGACTGGCCCGAGGCGACCGTGCGTACGGCCGAGACGAGATCCGTGCCGGTGATCTGCTTGAGGACGTAGCCCGACGCGCCGGCCATCACCGCGTCCAGCAGCGCTTCCTCGTCGTCGAACGAGGTGAGCATGAGGCAGGAGAGCTCGGGCATCCGGGACCGCAGTTCACGGCACACGCTCACCCCGTCGCCGTCCGGCAGCCGGACGTCCAGTACGGCAACCTGTGGACGCAGGGCGGGGATGCGGACGAGGGCTTGCTCCACCGTTCCCGCTTCACCGACCACGGTCAGATCGGGCTCGGCGTCCAGCAGGTCGTGAACGCCTCGGCGCACCACCTCGTGGTCGTCCAGGAGGAACACGCTGATCGGCGCAGGCGACTCCACGGGGGACGACGGGCCGCTCTCCGGCATCAGGCAACTCCTTCACGGGCGCCCACCCTCCGCAGGCGTGCGCATGCTTGCATCCTGCCTTTCGGCAGGGCCGATCGGACAGGGCCGATCGGCCCCCGTTCCGGTGCGTCCCGCACGCCCCCGTGACCATGGCGGCAAAAGAGGGGACCTTCGACCCTTGGCGGGGGCCGGCCGGTCCTTCCGCATGGGGGAACGGTGCGCTGAGCTGTGAGGAGCACGGGGAACGGCGCGGTTGCGACTACGGAGCCGCATGGAACGTGGAGGGTGTCATGACCACCCAGCTGATCGCACTGACGTGTGCGGTCCGGGAGGACTCCGAAGTGACGGCGTCTCTCGACGGTGAACTCGATGTCCACACGAGTGCGCAGATCGGCCCCAGACTGACGCGGCTCGCGGAGTCGTGGGGTCCCGAACTCACTCTTGACCTGTCCGGCCTCACTTTCTGCGACAGCGCGGGAGTCGATCTGCTCCTGCGGATCCACCATCAGTGCGCTGCACGCGGCATTCGGCTCACACTCGCCGGGGTTCCCCGCCTGGTGGCAGGGCCGATGCGGCTCCTCGGAGCCGACCGGGTCCTCGTGCTGTCGGAGAGGTGACCAACCGACCCCGCCTCGGCGGATTAGGGGACCGTTCGGCCCTGGTATCAGCCGGTCCGGCGAGTGAGCCTGGTGACCAGGCCGTGCAACGCGGACGCCGGAGGCCGAGGGAGGCGTGGACCATGGACCGGGATGCGGTACACCCGGAGGAGGAGCCATCAGCCCGGCGGATGCAGCAGCTGGACCGTGACGAAGCGCTGAGGCTGCTGACGACCGTGTCGCTGGGACGGATCGTCTTCACCCAACACGCCCTGCCGGCGGTCCGCCCCGTGAACCACCTCGTGGAGGGCGAGAACATCGTCGTACGGGTCCACGACGGAGGCGCCCTCGCGGCCCTGCTCGCTCCGTCCGACGCCGCTGGGGTCGTGGTCGCCTACGAAGCCGATGCCATCGACCCCGAGACGCACCTCGGCTGGAGCGTCGTGGTGACCGGATACGCCACTCCCGTGGCGGACCCGGAGGAAGCGGAGGATTACGCGACGCGCCTGCGCCCCTGGGTGGCCGAGGCCATGCCGAGGGCGCTGCGCATCACGCCCGACCTCGTCACGGGTTTCCGTCTGGAGGCGGACCCGCCCGAGCCGATGACCGTGTGCGGCCGCTGACGGGACGGGTCACCTGTCGGCCGCCGCGGTGAGCGGAGATCGCCAGACGAGTACGCTGCCGCCCTCGGCCGGCCCTTCCACGGAGAACGTGCCGCCGAGGCTCCGGGCGCGCTCGTCGAGGTTGAGCAGCCCGCTGCGGCGTCCCTGGGCCGGGATTCCCCTGCCGTTGTCGGTCACCGTGAGGACGATCTCCTCGCCGGTGGCCTTGAGCGAGACGCCCACCCGGGTGGCATGTGCGTGGCGGGCGGCATTGCTCAGCAGCTCGGTCAGTGCGGCCATGGTGTGGTCGGCGACGTGTGTGGACACGTCGGTGTCCAGCAGCCCCTCCATGCTGAGC
The Streptomyces sp. NBC_01296 DNA segment above includes these coding regions:
- a CDS encoding CBS domain-containing protein, with protein sequence MKHIKVGDLMTDEVVAVVSATSFKDVAKLLAQHDVSGLPVVDDEDRVVGVVSESDLLIRQAAPVAAESSEASPLAEVTAGEVMSTPAVTIHAEETAADAARLMTRRSVERLPVVDEEERLVGIVTRRDLLRLFLRPDSEIRRRVTDDVLGDTLGVHAEAVEVHVIDGVVTLSGVVDRQSQVPVLIRLVEQLEGVVAVASAVTGRVDDSSLAPRARTPQSMPW
- a CDS encoding universal stress protein, with protein sequence MSGKTGEGRELVVGIDPARDWHLALAWAADEAHRRRLGLHLVAAVPPQHDTHPVDDTPHQTALRQAGAHALEDAVDWARDRHPELAVSGDLQAGPPAAVIGRLSKEARMVVLGSRHLSRTAEFFSAGSLVVPVAAQAGCPVVVVGDAEHVSQQPPYVVVGIDGSESSKAALAFACEEADLRGAELRVISVFQPPVLRLHDEEVALQAQRRMLAEATAGWPAKYPDVAVRHEIPIGHPVEELAKAAEHALAVVVGRRGRGGYSGMHLGSVVHGLLHRAHCPVITVPTV
- a CDS encoding sensor histidine kinase translates to MSGDGREAAIGRVPRLRLDELLEELQVRIDQVRGTRDRLNGLLEAVMSVGRELDLPQVLRGIVEAAVVLVDAEYGALGVIGDDKKLAEFLPVGISDELRAQIGDLPSGHGILGELIRHPEPLRLSELSEHPASYGFPANHPPMHSFLGVPIRVRDDVFGNLYLTEKRGGMEFDAEDEAVLSTLAVAAGIAIENARLFEDVRLRERWMAANADITSALLSGSPESEVLEGMLERSKDITGADLGVFYLVGAGGDLRGSLSLGEGAEAHRGIVLPSIAGTLAEAALCEDGLVVVSDVAHDERVQVQPERWEGFGPAVAVAIGTKEHLSGVLILARLRGRAAFGPLEVGALPGFAGQAALALELADRRRDAEQMSLLEDHDRIARDLHDLAIQRLFATGMTLQSAQRFVEHPQASERLTRAIDDLDATIKIIRSTIFGLREREIPGVLPKLRLRVVQAVDQAAVVLGFAPALRMEGLIDTDVPSAVADEVIAVIGEALTNVARHAQAGHADVSITAADGAVTVEVGDDGIGMLGGGRRSGLRNLAERAERLGGELCTEGRPGGGTRLVWRVPLAPSPDGDAATPRTGQ
- a CDS encoding response regulator transcription factor: MSDAKASTAEGAVRVFLLDDHEVVRRGLHDLLEAEPGITVVGEASTAEQALARGPALRPDVAVLDVRLPDGDGITVCRELRSRMPELACLMLTSFDDEDALLDAIMAGAAGYVLKQIKGADLVAAVRTVATGQSMLDPATTARLMHSLRDPGAPAKSPVDARLAALSEREHTVLALIGEGLTNRQIAKQLFLSEKTVKNHISRLLGKLGVERRVQAAVIAAQARDQNESPH
- a CDS encoding phosphoketolase family protein, yielding MTKYRIPELDAHWRAANYLAVGQIYLMDNPLLAEPLRPEHIKPRLLGHWGTSPGLNLVHTHLNRVVKERAQEALCIWGPGHGGPAVLANSWLEGSYTETYPDISRDGEGMRKLFRQFSFPGGVPSHVAPETPGSIHEGGELGYSLAHAYGAAFDNPGLLVACVIGDGEAETGPLAASWHSNKFLDPLRDGSVLPILHLNGYKIANPTVLSRIPEAELDELLRGYGHEPLHVTGHDPRSVHQAMAAAMDKALDRIAEIRRGARAAKGDSARRPWPVIVLRTPKGWTGPATVDGNPVEGTWRAHQVPLASVRENPEHLRMLEQWLRSYRPQELFDSEGRPTARVLACVPPGDLRLGATVRSNGGRLLRPLPLPALEAHAVAVDKPGSSVHEPTRVLGAYLTDVMRETEERRDFRVVGPDETASNRLDDLFAVTGKAWQEPTEPTDLNLARGGRVMEILSEHVCQGWLEGYLLTGRHGLFSTYEAFAHIVDSMVAQHVKWLRTARALRWRAPIASLNYLLTSHVWRQDHNGFSHQDPGFVDHVLSKSPEVVRAYFPPDANTLLAVADHVLRSRDQVNVVVAGKQPCFDWLSMDEARTHCARGAGIWDWAGTDDGTREPDVVLACAGDIPTQEVLAAAALLREHMPRLAVRVVNVVDIARLMPREEHPHGMTDVEYDSLFTADTPVIFAYHGYPWLIHRLAYRRAGHPHLHVRGYKESGTTTTPFDMVVRNDLDRYRLVMDVIDRVPGLAEHSGALRQTMADQRIRHHDWIRAHGSDLPEIVDWSWPY
- a CDS encoding response regulator; the protein is MPESGPSSPVESPAPISVFLLDDHEVVRRGVHDLLDAEPDLTVVGEAGTVEQALVRIPALRPQVAVLDVRLPDGDGVSVCRELRSRMPELSCLMLTSFDDEEALLDAVMAGASGYVLKQITGTDLVSAVRTVASGQSMLDPGATTRLMARIRGDAPKEEQAPGLPGLTDREREILILVSKGLTNREIGKQLFLAEKTIKNIVSRLLTKLGVERRVQAAVIASHALTPPSQRPTAAAAAESTDGPARR
- a CDS encoding STAS domain-containing protein, with protein sequence MTTQLIALTCAVREDSEVTASLDGELDVHTSAQIGPRLTRLAESWGPELTLDLSGLTFCDSAGVDLLLRIHHQCAARGIRLTLAGVPRLVAGPMRLLGADRVLVLSER
- a CDS encoding pyridoxamine 5'-phosphate oxidase family protein; protein product: MDRDAVHPEEEPSARRMQQLDRDEALRLLTTVSLGRIVFTQHALPAVRPVNHLVEGENIVVRVHDGGALAALLAPSDAAGVVVAYEADAIDPETHLGWSVVVTGYATPVADPEEAEDYATRLRPWVAEAMPRALRITPDLVTGFRLEADPPEPMTVCGR